GATGAAATGAATCAGTCCAGCGCCGGTTCCGTAATCAGGTTCTGCGTAGCTGAACAAGTACTGCTGAGAGTTCTCTGACATTATTCGCAATTTCATGGCAAATTCTGGGGTAACCAATCCGGACAAACCAGCCGGATTCTGTACGCTGTAGGTTAAGTCACCACTGACAGCGATTCCTGCCTCAACTACCATGCAGCTGCTTCCCACTACTATCAGCATCCCGACCATAAGTGCTAACAAACCGATCTTTGATTTCACTGAAACCCCTCCATAGCTAGTGAAATACCTTCTTAGAAGCGGTGAGAATAACTGATACCCAGTCCGAGACTATCAAAATTCATCAGCATCAGCCTTGCATCCAATGTTTGATTAAACTTCAAGGAAACACCTGCGTTTAAGCCCGTGCCATCCAGCTCGACCAGCAGGGACGTAACTGGAACTGTGAACTTACGATCGCTGCTGACAATAGAGACTGGATTTAAGACACTGCTGATTCCGGCAAAACCTCGGCTGTAGCGACCAGAACCGAAGCCTAAATGTCCCCTCACTCCCGGAATACCAAGCTGCATGCTTCCCACAAGATAGTAACTGGCTTGGCTGCCATCCGTGGTTAATCCTACCGCCACAGCAGGATAATCCTGCTCCTGCAGGATCTGCACTTTCACGCTGCCAGAAAAGGTTTGGGAGTGCTGCTTAAAATGTGAAGCTAAGCCAACTTCAACACCTGGAAAAGCGCCTAGGACAACTGAGAAATGGCCGCCGCCGCGCAGCTGATGAAAAGCAGCACCTACCGAACCACTGGGCATGATTGAAGCAGTAGGTATGTTGATTAGGCCGGTCGAACCATAGATATTGTGAGCTGAAGCAGTGATACTGCTGAGCCCGATTATAAGTACACAGATCAATACAAGCAGTAATTTGTGTGATTTAGCGTGCATAAACTCATTCCTTCCCTTTTCCTAATTAGGATAAGTATTCTATTTTATAAAAGTTTTTACCTCCTTTACCAGATCGGTATTTGCTGGATCAAAAAATAGATGGAACCGGTACTGTCCCATCTATACTAGTTCTCTCAGCGCAGGCGTTTTATGACTTCACTGCTGATATCTTTCCCGCCATACCTCACTAAATCCACATCCAGAACCAGCTGCAGATCTGCTTCTTCAGCAGCTTCCGATATGGCCTTAGCTAAGGCTGCCTGGAATTCCGTTTCCAGCTCCTGTCTAA
This DNA window, taken from Bacillota bacterium, encodes the following:
- a CDS encoding YjbH domain-containing protein, which gives rise to MHAKSHKLLLVLICVLIIGLSSITASAHNIYGSTGLINIPTASIMPSGSVGAAFHQLRGGGHFSVVLGAFPGVEVGLASHFKQHSQTFSGSVKVQILQEQDYPAVAVGLTTDGSQASYYLVGSMQLGIPGVRGHLGFGSGRYSRGFAGISSVLNPVSIVSSDRKFTVPVTSLLVELDGTGLNAGVSLKFNQTLDARLMLMNFDSLGLGISYSHRF